The Lycium barbarum isolate Lr01 chromosome 10, ASM1917538v2, whole genome shotgun sequence genome includes a region encoding these proteins:
- the LOC132614852 gene encoding vetispiradiene synthase 3-like: MTSLAANVNHEDGIFRPEANFSPSLWGNIFSYSTMDNQVSEKNIEEIETLKEEIKHMIISTTNNATIEKIHLIDTLERLGISYHFEEEIEDQISKMFDLNVIHEEDDLYKVALYFRLFRQHGYPVSSDHFNQFKGSNEKFKETLLTDAKGLLSLYEAAHVRGHEDVILEEALILATSYLESIASTLDSTLEKQITHALMQSLHRGIPRAEAHFYISIYENVDSRNEKLLRLAKLDYNLLQMLHKEELRELTLWWKDLDLASKLSYVRDRMVECFFWTVGVYFEPQYSRARIMLAKCIAMISVIDDTYDSYGTLDELEVFTEAVDRWNVSEMDRLPNYMKPIYTILLDLFKEYEIEVRKQDRFNGVYYIKEAMKEIVRSYYIEAQWFIEGKIPSFKEYLSNALITGTYYLLAPASLLGMRSASKTAFDWMMNKPKILVASALIGRVIDDIATYKIEKEKGQLITGIECYMQENNLSVEEASAELSETAENAWKDLNKECIKPTSMPAEILMRIVNLTRLIDVVYKNNQDGYSNPKNNVKSVIEALLVNPINI; encoded by the exons ATGACTTCATTGGCTGCAAATGTAAACCATGAAGATGGTATTTTTCGACCAGAGGCTAATTTTTCTCCTAGTCTTTGGGGAAATATTTTTAGCTATTCTACTATGGATAAtcag GTATCCGAGAAAAATATAGAGGAGATTGAGACCTTGAAAGAAGAAATCAAGCACATGATAATAAGTACTACTAACAATGCCACCATAGAGAAAATACATTTGATTGACACTCTTGAACGCCTTGGTATTTCGTATCACTTTGAGGAGGAGATTGAAGATCAAATAAGCAAGATGTTTGATCTAAATGTCATCCATGAAGAGGATGATCTATACAAGGTTGCTTTATATTTTCGATTGTTTAGGCAACATGGCTATCCGGTCTCTTCTG ATCATTTCAATCAATTCAAGGGCAGCAATGAAAAATTCAAGGAAACTCTACTTACAGATGCAAAGGGTCTGCTAAGTCTGTATGAAGCGGCACATGTTAGGGGACATGAGGATGTCATATTAGAAGAGGCCCTTATTTTGGCAACATCTTATCTTGAAAGTATAGCATCCACCTTAGATTCTACTCTTGAGAAACAAATAACACATGCCCTAATGCAATCTCTTCATAGAGGCATCCCAAGAGCTGAAGCACACTTTTACATTTCAATATATGAGAATGTGGATTCAAGAAATGAAAAGCTACTGAGGCTTGCAAAACTAGATTACAATTTGTTGCAAATGCTACACAAGGAAGAGCTTAGAGAACTCACATT GTGGTGGAAAGATTTGGATCTTGCGTCTAAACTTTCTTATGTCAGAGACAGAATGGTGGAATGCTTTTTTTGGACCGTAGGCGTGTACTTTGAACCTCAATACTCTAGAGCTCGGATTATGCTTGCGAAATGCATAGCTATGATTTCAGTAATTGATGATACATATGACTCTTATGGTACTCTTGATGAACTAGAAGTATTCACAGAAGCGGTGGACCG GTGGAATGTAAGTGAAATGGATCGACTGCCAAATTATATGAAACCGATATATACAATTCTTCTCGATCTCTTCAAGGAGTATGAAATCGAGGTCAGAAAACAAGATAGATTCAATGGAGTTTATTACATCAAAGAAGCG ATGAAAGAAATCGTGAGGAGTTACTATATAGAAGCTCAATGGTTCATCGAAGGAAAAATTCCATCATTTAAAGAATACCTAAGCAATGCACTGATCACCGGAACTTATTACCTACTAGCACCAGCATCATTATTGGGCATGAGGTCAGCATCAAAGACCGCATTTGATTGGATGATGAATAAGCCTAAAATTCTTGTGGCTTCAGCATTAATTGGTCGAGTCATTGATGACATAGCTACTTATAAG ATTGAGAAAGAAAAAGGACAACTTATCACGGGGATAGAATGTTATATGCAAGAGAACAATTTATCCGTGGAAGAAGCAAGTGCAGAACTTTCTGAAACAGCTGAAAATGCGTGGAAGGATTTGAACAAAGAGTGCATTAAGCCTACTTCTATGCCAGCTGAAATATTAATGCGTATTGTGAACCTCACACGTCTGATTGATGTTGTTTACAAGAACAATCAAGACGGATATAGTAATCCAAAGAATAACGTGAAGTCTGTGATTGAAGCCTTACTCGTCAATCCCATCAATATCTAG